The following proteins are encoded in a genomic region of Micromonospora olivasterospora:
- a CDS encoding succinate dehydrogenase cytochrome b subunit: MTKTRSPIRSSVGLKAVMAVTGILLVLFLVAHMLGNLKVFTGETSFDHYAHWLREIGSPLLPPAGYLWLQRTVLLVAVLAHIGAATALALRARAARPVRYAHRKAVKGSYAARTMRWGGVIILLFVIYHILDLTTGHLNPQGDAGNPYGNVVADFAPERWYVTLFYTLAIVALGFHLRHGAFSAFRSLGQQTPKGERRARAAALVLAVALSAGYLVVPFAVLTGLVA, translated from the coding sequence ATCACGAAAACTCGGTCGCCCATCCGCTCCAGCGTCGGCCTCAAGGCCGTCATGGCGGTGACGGGCATCCTCCTGGTGCTGTTCCTCGTCGCGCACATGCTCGGCAACCTGAAGGTGTTCACGGGGGAGACCTCGTTCGACCACTACGCGCACTGGCTGCGCGAGATCGGCAGTCCGCTGCTGCCCCCGGCCGGGTACCTGTGGCTCCAGCGCACGGTCCTGCTCGTGGCCGTGCTGGCCCACATCGGCGCGGCGACCGCGCTCGCCCTGCGCGCCCGGGCCGCCAGGCCGGTCCGGTACGCCCACCGCAAGGCCGTGAAGGGCAGCTACGCCGCCCGCACGATGCGCTGGGGTGGGGTGATCATCCTGCTCTTCGTGATCTACCACATCCTGGACCTGACCACCGGCCACCTGAACCCCCAGGGCGACGCCGGCAACCCGTACGGCAACGTGGTCGCGGACTTCGCCCCGGAGCGCTGGTACGTCACGCTCTTCTACACCCTGGCGATCGTGGCGCTCGGCTTCCACCTGCGCCACGGCGCCTTCAGCGCGTTCCGCAGCCTCGGCCAGCAGACCCCGAAGGGTGAGCGCCGGGCGCGCGCCGCCGCGCTGGTCCTCGCCGTCGCGCTCAGCGCCGGCTACCTGGTGGTCCCGTTCGCCGTACTCACCGGATTGGTGGCCTGA
- a CDS encoding IS110 family transposase — MRGLPEEIPDADSEKVWERVCAVDVAKESGMVCTRLPAAGGRRVSRVWQVTATTNAVSDLAADLVAAGVEKVTVESTSDYWRIWFYLFEAAGLDVQLVNARDVKNVPGRPKTDKLDAVWLAKLTEKGLLRPSFVPAAPVRVLRDYTRMRVDLVRDRTRYWSRLEKLLEDALIKVSSVASTLRTVSTRDMVEALIAGQRDPATLASLAHGALRRKRNALIEALTGRFDDHHGELARILLDQIDRLDTEIAKLTTRIGQILDDIDPPSQPGGGDGDTPAPDARRRLAEIPGISTESAQLIIAEIGLDMTRFPTAAHLVSWAKLCPRTIQSGTSLTAGKTGKGNPYLKGALGMAAATVARGKGTFLSERYRRLVTRRGKGKAKVAVARSILVIIWHLLNDPTARYHDLGADFHERRINTTRKINSLVRQLEALGHTVTLQPTT, encoded by the coding sequence ATGCGCGGGTTACCCGAAGAGATCCCGGACGCTGACAGCGAGAAGGTCTGGGAGCGGGTGTGTGCGGTCGATGTGGCCAAGGAGTCGGGGATGGTGTGTACCCGGCTACCCGCCGCGGGTGGGCGGCGGGTGAGCCGGGTGTGGCAGGTGACGGCGACCACGAACGCGGTCAGTGACCTTGCCGCCGATCTGGTGGCGGCGGGGGTGGAGAAGGTCACCGTGGAAAGCACGTCGGACTACTGGCGGATCTGGTTCTACCTGTTCGAGGCAGCCGGGTTGGACGTGCAGTTGGTCAACGCCCGTGACGTCAAGAACGTGCCCGGGCGGCCGAAGACCGACAAGCTGGACGCGGTGTGGTTGGCCAAGCTCACCGAGAAGGGCCTGTTGCGGCCCTCGTTCGTGCCTGCGGCTCCGGTGCGGGTGTTGCGTGACTACACCCGGATGCGGGTGGATCTGGTCCGGGACCGGACCCGCTACTGGTCGAGGTTGGAGAAACTGCTTGAAGACGCCCTGATCAAGGTGTCGTCGGTGGCCTCCACCCTGCGGACGGTGTCGACGCGGGACATGGTTGAGGCGTTGATCGCCGGTCAACGTGATCCGGCGACCCTCGCCTCGCTGGCCCACGGAGCGCTGCGCCGCAAACGCAACGCCCTCATCGAGGCACTCACCGGCCGCTTCGACGACCATCACGGCGAGTTGGCCCGGATCCTGCTCGACCAGATCGACCGCCTCGACACCGAGATCGCGAAACTCACCACACGGATCGGGCAGATACTCGACGACATCGACCCACCGTCCCAGCCGGGCGGCGGCGACGGCGACACCCCGGCGCCAGACGCCCGGCGGCGCCTGGCCGAGATCCCGGGCATCAGCACCGAGTCCGCGCAACTGATCATCGCCGAGATCGGTCTGGACATGACACGGTTCCCCACCGCGGCGCACCTGGTGTCCTGGGCGAAGCTGTGTCCGCGCACCATCCAGTCCGGTACCAGCCTCACCGCGGGCAAGACAGGCAAAGGCAATCCGTACCTCAAAGGCGCCCTCGGTATGGCCGCAGCCACCGTCGCCCGCGGCAAGGGAACGTTCCTGTCCGAACGCTACCGGCGTCTGGTCACACGTCGAGGCAAAGGCAAGGCCAAGGTCGCCGTCGCCCGCTCCATCCTCGTGATCATCTGGCACCTGCTCAACGACCCAACCGCCCGTTACCACGATCTCGGCGCCGACTTCCACGAACGCCGTATCAACACCACCCGGAAGATCAACAGCCTGGTCCGGCAACTCGAAGCCCTCGGCCACACCGTCACCCTGCAACCGACAACCTGA
- a CDS encoding succinate dehydrogenase/fumarate reductase iron-sulfur subunit, producing MNLTLRIWRQKGPEDKGRMVTYQVDDVSPDMSFLEMLDVLNERLILAGEEPVAFDHDCREGICGMCGMMINGEAHGPQRGTTACQLHMRQFSDGDTIDIEPWRARAFPVIKDLVVNRGAFDRIIAAGGYITAPTGSAPEAHSVPVAKANADAAFESAACIGCGACVAACPNGSGMLFTAAKVTQLSLLPQGQPERYTRVIGMVDAHDEAGFGGCTNAGECTAVCPKGIPLSTIGRLNRDYLKATAVRGDTPGS from the coding sequence GTGAATCTGACCCTGCGCATCTGGCGCCAGAAGGGCCCTGAGGACAAGGGTCGGATGGTGACCTACCAGGTCGACGACGTCTCCCCCGACATGTCGTTCCTGGAGATGCTCGACGTGCTCAACGAGCGGCTGATCCTCGCCGGCGAGGAGCCGGTCGCGTTCGACCACGACTGCCGGGAGGGCATCTGCGGCATGTGCGGCATGATGATCAACGGTGAGGCGCACGGGCCGCAGCGCGGCACCACGGCCTGCCAGCTGCACATGCGGCAGTTCTCCGACGGCGACACGATCGACATCGAGCCGTGGCGGGCCCGGGCGTTCCCGGTCATCAAGGACCTGGTGGTCAACCGCGGCGCGTTCGACAGGATCATCGCGGCCGGCGGGTACATCACCGCGCCGACCGGCAGCGCCCCCGAGGCGCACTCGGTGCCGGTGGCCAAGGCCAACGCGGACGCCGCCTTCGAGTCGGCCGCCTGCATCGGCTGCGGCGCGTGCGTGGCGGCCTGCCCGAACGGCTCCGGGATGCTGTTCACCGCCGCCAAGGTCACCCAGCTCTCGCTGCTGCCGCAGGGCCAGCCCGAGCGCTACACGCGGGTGATCGGCATGGTGGACGCGCACGACGAGGCCGGCTTCGGCGGCTGCACCAACGCCGGCGAGTGCACCGCGGTCTGCCCCAAGGGCATCCCGCTGAGCACCATCGGCCGGCTCAACCGCGACTATCTCAAGGCGACGGCCGTCCGCGGGGACACCCCGGGCAGCTGA
- the rfbB gene encoding dTDP-glucose 4,6-dehydratase, with protein MRILVTGGAGFIGSHFTRCLLNGRYVGFEDCQVTVIDKLTYASDRHNLPASHPRLAFVHGDICDRELLADLVPGHDAVVHFAAESHVDRSIDDPAPFFETNVMGSHHLLAACARAGVGRVVHVSTDEVYGSITDGSWTERCLLEPNSPYAASKAASDCVVRSYWRTYDVDVSITRCANNYGPYQHVEKVIPRFVTSLLTGGDITLHGDGGAVREWLHVDDHCRAISLVLAKGRAGEVYNIGGDVELTNRALAERILLVAGAGWDRVRHVTDRKVQDQRYSLDYTKIQDELGFEPRIRFADGLTEVFHWYRENRAWWAHACPETRSGTPRTNSVRGLPAGRGVPAPVH; from the coding sequence ATGAGGATCCTGGTTACCGGCGGTGCCGGCTTCATCGGGTCGCACTTCACCCGGTGCCTGCTGAACGGGCGGTACGTCGGGTTCGAGGACTGTCAAGTCACGGTGATCGACAAGCTGACCTACGCCAGCGACCGGCACAACCTGCCCGCCAGCCACCCCCGGCTGGCCTTCGTGCACGGCGACATCTGCGACCGCGAACTGCTCGCGGACCTCGTCCCCGGGCACGACGCGGTCGTGCACTTCGCGGCCGAGTCCCACGTGGACCGGTCGATCGACGACCCGGCGCCGTTCTTCGAGACGAACGTGATGGGCTCGCACCACCTGCTGGCCGCCTGCGCCCGCGCGGGCGTGGGCCGGGTGGTGCACGTCTCCACCGACGAGGTGTACGGGTCGATCACCGACGGCTCGTGGACGGAGCGCTGCCTGCTGGAGCCCAACTCCCCGTACGCGGCGTCGAAGGCGGCCAGCGACTGCGTGGTCCGCTCCTACTGGCGCACGTACGACGTCGACGTGTCGATCACCCGCTGCGCCAACAACTACGGGCCGTACCAGCACGTCGAGAAGGTCATCCCGCGCTTCGTCACCAGCCTGCTCACCGGCGGCGACATCACCCTGCACGGCGACGGCGGCGCGGTCCGCGAGTGGCTGCACGTCGACGACCACTGCCGGGCGATCTCGCTGGTGCTGGCCAAGGGACGCGCCGGTGAGGTCTACAACATCGGCGGCGACGTCGAGCTGACCAACCGGGCGTTGGCCGAGCGGATCCTGCTGGTGGCCGGCGCGGGCTGGGACCGGGTCCGGCACGTCACCGACCGCAAGGTGCAGGACCAGCGGTACTCCCTCGACTACACCAAGATCCAGGACGAGCTCGGCTTCGAGCCGCGGATCCGGTTCGCCGACGGGCTGACCGAGGTCTTCCACTGGTACCGGGAGAACCGAGCCTGGTGGGCGCACGCCTGTCCGGAGACCCGCTCCGGCACCCCGCGTACCAACTCGGTCCGGGGCCTGCCGGCCGGTCGCGGGGTGCCCGCCCCGGTGCACTGA
- a CDS encoding LysR family transcriptional regulator, with product MQLHQLRYFVAVAEVRHFTHAADLVGITQPSLSKQIHALENDLGAPLFERVRGNIALTAAGEVLLPLAKRILADVETATREVQELVGLRRGRVRLGATPSLATSLAPPVLRRFRDAHPNVDLRVEEGGSQDLVRDLLRGDLDLALIIMPAQGADPGLRADPILRESLVVASLDRLPGTLPTGELRVTDLRDQPLVMFREGYDLRDATLQACREAGFEPTVSVDGGEMDAVLSFVEAGLGAALVPGIVMARRPGIRVTRLASPGVRRTIAVARRRDVVPTHAGRELRRILMEYVLTAIERDDLPPGVEPR from the coding sequence ATGCAGCTCCATCAGCTCCGGTACTTCGTTGCGGTCGCAGAAGTACGACATTTCACCCACGCGGCCGACCTCGTCGGTATCACCCAGCCCTCGTTGAGTAAGCAAATTCACGCCCTGGAGAACGATCTCGGGGCCCCGCTGTTCGAGCGGGTAAGGGGCAACATCGCCCTCACGGCCGCCGGCGAGGTGCTGCTACCGCTGGCCAAGCGGATCCTCGCCGACGTGGAGACGGCGACCCGGGAGGTGCAGGAGCTGGTCGGGCTGCGGCGCGGCAGGGTCCGCCTCGGCGCCACCCCGAGCCTGGCCACCTCGCTGGCCCCGCCGGTGCTGCGCCGGTTCCGCGATGCCCACCCGAACGTCGACCTGCGGGTCGAGGAGGGCGGCTCGCAGGACCTGGTCCGCGACCTGCTCCGGGGTGACCTCGACCTGGCCCTGATCATCATGCCCGCCCAGGGCGCCGACCCCGGGCTGCGTGCCGACCCGATCCTGCGGGAGAGCCTGGTGGTGGCCTCCCTGGACCGGCTGCCGGGCACCCTGCCGACCGGCGAGCTGCGCGTCACCGACCTGCGCGACCAGCCCCTCGTCATGTTCCGCGAGGGGTACGACCTGCGCGACGCCACGCTCCAGGCGTGCCGGGAGGCCGGCTTCGAGCCCACCGTCTCGGTGGACGGCGGCGAGATGGACGCCGTGCTCAGCTTCGTCGAGGCCGGCCTCGGGGCGGCGCTGGTGCCGGGCATCGTGATGGCCCGCCGTCCCGGCATCCGGGTCACCCGCCTGGCCTCGCCCGGGGTGCGCCGGACCATCGCGGTGGCCCGCCGCCGCGACGTCGTGCCCACCCACGCCGGGCGCGAGCTGCGGCGCATCCTCATGGAGTACGTCCTCACCGCGATCGAGCGGGACGACCTCCCTCCCGGCGTGGAGCCGCGCTGA
- a CDS encoding fumarate reductase/succinate dehydrogenase flavoprotein subunit, translating to MDLYTEGDPIADSKAPDGPIETRWDRRRFSAKLVNPANRRKLTVIVVGTGLAGGSAAATLGEQGYQVKSYCYQDSPRRAHSIAAQGGINAAKNYRNDGDSVHRLFYDTVKGGDFRSRESNVHRLAEVSVNIIDQCVAQGVPFAREYGGLLDTRSFGGAQVQRTFYARGQTGQQLLLGAYQALERQIGLGNVEMNARHEMLELIVVDGRARGIVVRDLVTGEITTEFADAVVLASGGYGNVFYLSTNAKGCNVTATWRAHRKGAYFANPCYTQIHPTCIPVSGDHQSKLTLMSESLRNDGRVWVPKAKGDDRNPKDIPEDERDYYLERIYPSFGNLVPRDIASRAAKAVCDQGRGVGPGGLGVYLDFADAIERLGRRAVEAKYGNLFEMYERITGEDPYEVPMRIYPAVHYTMGGLWVDYDLQSTIPGLFVIGEANFSDHGANRLGASALMQGLADGYFVLPNTIANYLAGGPFEKVDASHPAAVEARADVEDRIRRLLAVDGDRTVDSFHRELGQIMWEHCGMERTDAGLRKAIDEIRALREQFWTRVRVLGDGEGLNQSLEKAGRVADFFELAELMCIDALHREESCGGHFRAEHQTEDGEAQRDDDRFSYVAAWEFTATGQPSVLHKEDLKFEYVHPTQRSYK from the coding sequence ATGGATCTCTACACCGAGGGCGACCCGATCGCCGACAGCAAGGCTCCCGACGGCCCGATCGAGACCCGCTGGGACCGCCGCCGCTTCTCCGCCAAGCTGGTCAACCCGGCCAACCGCCGCAAGCTGACGGTGATCGTGGTCGGCACCGGCCTGGCCGGCGGCTCGGCCGCGGCCACGCTGGGCGAGCAGGGCTACCAGGTCAAGTCGTACTGCTACCAGGACAGCCCGCGCCGGGCCCACTCCATCGCCGCGCAGGGCGGCATCAACGCCGCGAAGAACTACCGCAACGACGGCGACTCGGTGCACCGGCTGTTCTACGACACCGTCAAGGGCGGCGACTTCCGCTCCCGGGAGTCGAACGTGCACCGGCTGGCCGAGGTGTCGGTCAACATCATCGACCAGTGCGTGGCGCAGGGCGTCCCGTTCGCCCGCGAGTACGGCGGCCTGCTCGACACCCGCTCGTTCGGCGGCGCGCAGGTGCAGCGCACCTTCTACGCGCGGGGCCAGACGGGCCAGCAACTGCTGCTCGGGGCGTACCAGGCCCTCGAACGGCAGATCGGCCTGGGCAACGTGGAGATGAACGCCCGGCACGAGATGCTGGAGCTGATCGTGGTCGACGGCCGGGCCCGCGGCATCGTGGTCCGCGACCTGGTCACCGGCGAGATCACCACCGAGTTCGCCGACGCCGTCGTGCTCGCCTCCGGCGGCTACGGCAACGTCTTCTACCTCTCCACCAACGCCAAGGGCTGCAACGTCACCGCCACCTGGCGGGCGCACCGCAAGGGCGCGTACTTCGCCAACCCCTGCTACACCCAGATCCACCCGACCTGCATCCCGGTCTCCGGGGACCACCAGTCGAAGCTGACCCTGATGAGCGAGTCGCTGCGCAACGACGGCCGGGTGTGGGTGCCGAAGGCCAAGGGCGACGACCGCAACCCGAAGGACATCCCCGAGGACGAGCGGGACTACTACCTGGAGCGGATCTACCCCTCCTTCGGCAACCTGGTGCCCCGGGACATCGCCTCCCGGGCCGCCAAGGCCGTCTGCGACCAGGGGCGCGGCGTCGGCCCGGGCGGGCTGGGCGTCTACCTCGACTTCGCCGACGCCATCGAGCGCCTGGGCCGCAGGGCCGTCGAGGCGAAGTACGGCAACCTCTTCGAGATGTACGAGCGGATCACCGGCGAGGACCCGTACGAGGTCCCGATGCGGATCTACCCCGCCGTGCACTACACGATGGGCGGACTGTGGGTCGACTACGACCTCCAGTCGACCATCCCGGGCCTGTTCGTGATCGGCGAGGCGAACTTCTCCGACCACGGCGCGAACCGGCTCGGCGCCTCGGCGCTCATGCAGGGCCTCGCGGACGGCTACTTCGTGCTGCCCAACACCATCGCCAACTACCTGGCCGGCGGCCCCTTCGAGAAGGTCGACGCCAGCCACCCGGCGGCGGTCGAGGCGCGCGCCGACGTCGAGGACCGGATCCGGCGGCTGCTGGCGGTCGACGGCGACCGGACGGTCGACTCGTTCCACCGCGAGCTGGGCCAGATCATGTGGGAACACTGCGGCATGGAGCGCACCGACGCCGGGCTGCGCAAGGCGATCGACGAGATCCGGGCGCTGCGCGAGCAGTTCTGGACGCGGGTGCGCGTGCTCGGTGACGGCGAGGGGCTCAACCAGTCGCTGGAGAAGGCCGGCCGGGTGGCCGACTTCTTCGAGCTGGCCGAGCTCATGTGCATCGACGCCCTGCACCGCGAGGAGTCCTGCGGCGGCCACTTCCGGGCCGAGCACCAGACGGAGGACGGGGAGGCGCAGCGCGACGACGACCGGTTCTCGTACGTCGCCGCCTGGGAGTTCACCGCGACCGGCCAGCCGTCGGTGCTGCACAAGGAAGACCTGAAGTTCGAATACGTCCACCCCACGCAGCGGAGCTACAAGTGA